One region of Vigna angularis cultivar LongXiaoDou No.4 chromosome 10, ASM1680809v1, whole genome shotgun sequence genomic DNA includes:
- the LOC108336074 gene encoding cyclin-D1-1 produces MSVSCSNCVPDSFLLCGEDSSGVLSGESPECSSDLDSSPPSEEESIAGFIEDERHFVPGFEYLNRFQSRSLDATAREESVAWILKVQAYYAFQPLTAYLSVNYMDRFLNSRPLPQTNGWPLQLLSVACLSLAAKMEEPLVPSLLDLQVEGAKYLFEPITIRRMELLVLGVLDWRLRSVTPFSFLDFFACKLDSTGTLSGFLISRATQIILSNVQEASFLAYWPSCIAAAAILHAANEIPNWSLVRPEDAESWCEGLIKEKVIGCYQLMQELVIDNNRRKPPKVLPQLRVTSRPLIRSSVSSFSESSSSPSSSLSCKRRKLNNCLWVDDDKGNSQ; encoded by the exons ATGTCGGTCTCCTGCTCCAACTGCGTTCCCGACTCCTTCCTTCTCTGCGGCGAGGACTCCTCCGGAGTCTTGTCTGGAGAATCGCCGGAATGTTCCTCCGACCTCGATTCCTCGCCGCCGTCGGAGGAGGAGTCCATCGCTGGATTCATCGAAGACGAACGACACTTCGTTCCCGGATTCGAATACCTCAACAGGTTCCAATCACGCTCTCTCGACGCCACGGCCAGAGAAGAATCCGTTGCATGGATTCTCAAG GTGCAGGCTTATTACGCTTTTCAACCTCTCACGGCTTATCTTTCCGTTAATTACATGGATCGATTCTTGAATTCTCGGCCATTGCCG CAAACCAATGGGTGGCCATTGCAACTTCTATCAGTTGCGTGCTTGTCTTTAGCGGCAAAGATGGAGGAACCTCTAGTTCCGTCACTGTTGGACCTTCAG GTAGAAGGTGCCAAATACCTATTTGAGCCAATAACAATTAGAAGAATGGAGCTACTTGTCCTGGGCGTCCTGGATTGGAGACTAAGATCGGTTACTCCATTTAGCTTCCTCGATTTCTTTGCCTGCAAGTTAGATTCAACTGGAACTCTTTCTGGGTTCCTCATCTCACGTGCTACGCAAATTATCTTGTCTAATGTCCAAG AGGCTAGTTTTCTTGCCTATTGGCCATCATGCATAGCTGCAGCGGCCATTCTCCATGCAGCTAACGAAATTCCTAATTGGTCTCTCGTTAGACCCGAGGATGCCGAGTCGTGGTGCGAGGGGCTAATAAAG GAGAAAGTTATAGGATGCTACCAATTAATGCAAGAACTTGTTATTGACAATAACCGGAGGAAACCCCCTAAAGTGTTACCGCAGCTGCGAGTGACATCTCGGCCCCTTATAAGGTCTAGTGTCTCGTCATTCTCAGAATCatcctcttctccttcatccTCATTGTCTTGTAAAAGGAGGAAATTAAATAACTGTTTGTGGGTAGATGATGACAAAGGAAACTCCCagtga